A region of Anolis sagrei isolate rAnoSag1 chromosome 2, rAnoSag1.mat, whole genome shotgun sequence DNA encodes the following proteins:
- the SMAD4 gene encoding mothers against decapentaplegic homolog 4 — MDSMSITNTPTSNDACLSIVHSLMCHRQGGESETFAKRAIESLVKKLKEKKDELDSLITAITTNGAHPSKCVTIQRTLDGRLQVAGRKGFPHVIYARLWRWPDLHKNELKHVKYCQYAFDLKCDSVCVNPYHYERVVSPGIDLSGLTLQSSAPSSMLVKDEYVHEFEAQPSLSTAEAHSVQTIQHPPSNRASTETYSTPAMLAPSESNTTSTTNFPNIPVASTSQPTSMLPGSHTDGLLQIASGPQPGTQQNGFAAQPATYHHNSTTTWTGSRTAAYTPTIPHHQNGHLQHHPPMPHPGHYWPVHNELAFQPPISNHPAPEYWCSIAYFEMDVQVGETFKVPSSCPIVTVDGYVDPSGGDRFCLGQLSNVHRTEAIERARLHIGKGVQLECKGEGDVWVRCLSDHAVFVQSYYLDREAGRAPGDAVHKIYPSAYIKVFDLRQCHRQMQQQAATAQAAAAAQAAAVAGNIPGPGSVGGIAPAISLSAAAGIGVDDLRRLCILRMSFVKGWGPDYPRQSIKETPCWIEIHLHRALQLLDEVLHTMPIADPQPLD, encoded by the exons ATGGACAGTATGTCTATTACCAACACACCAACAAGTAATGATGCTTGTCTGAGCATTGTTCACAGTTTGATGTGCCATCGACAAGGAGGAGAAAGTGAAACATTTGCAAAGCGAGCCATTGAAAGTTTGGTAAAAAAACTTAAGGAGAAAAAAGATGAATTGGATTCTTTGATTACTGCTATAACTACAAATGGTGCTCATCCTAGCAAATGTGTAACAATTCAAAGAACATTGGATGGAAGGCTTCAG GTGGCTGGTCGTAAAGGTTTTCCTCATGTAATTTATGCACGGCTATGGAGGTGGCCTGATCTTCACAAAAATGAGCTCAAACATGTCAAATACTGCCAGTATGCTTTTGATCTGAAATGTGACAGTGTTTGCGTAAATCCATATCATTATGAGCGTGTTGTATCACCTGGCATTG ATCTTTCAGGATTGACTCTGCAAAGTTCTG CACCTTCAAGCATGTTGGTGAAAGATGAGTATGTTCATGAATTTGAAGCGCAGCCATCACTCTCAACTGCTGAAGCCCATTCGGTTCAGACTATCCAGCATCCACCAAGTAACAGGGCATCTACTGAAACTTACAGCACCCCAGCCATGTTGGCTCCTTCTGAGTCTAATACTACCAGCACTACTAACTTTCCCAACATTCCTGTTGCTTCCACAA GTCAACCCACCAGTATGTTGCCAGGTAGCCACACTGATGGGCTCTTACAGATTGCTTCAGGACCTCAGCCGGGAACACAGCAGAACGGCTTTGCAGCTCAGCCAGCTACTTACCACCACA atagtaCAACAACTTGGACTGGTAGTCGAACTGCAGCTTACACACCTACCATCCCTCACCATCAGAACGGACATCTTCAGCATCACCCACCTAtgccccatcctggacattact ggccAGTTCATAATGAGCTTGCTTTCCAGCCTCCTATATCAAATCACCCTG CTCCAGAGTATTGGTGCTCAATTGCCTATTTTGAGATGGATGTGCAAGTTGGTGAAACATTCAAAGTCCCTTCAAGCTGTCCAATTGTTACTGTGGATGGATATGTGGACCCTTCAGGAGGGGACCGCTTTTGTCTTGGTCAGTTGTCCAATGTCCACAGAACAGAAGCCATTGAAAGAGCAAG GTTGCATATAGGCAAAGGTGTCCAGCTAGAATGTAAAGGCGAAGGTGACGTGTGGGTTCGGTGCCTCAGTGATCATGCAGTCTTTGTTCAGAGTTACTACTTAGATCGAGAGGCAGGACGTGCACCGGGTGATGCGGTTCACAAAATTTATCCAAGTGCATACATTAAG GTGTTTGATTTACGTCAGTGTCACCGTCAGATGCAACAGCAGGCTGCTACAGCACAGGCTGCAGCTGCTGCTCAAGCTGCCGCAGTAGCAGGAAACATCCCTGGGCCAGGATCTGTTGGGGGAATTGCTCCAGCTATCA GCTTGTCAGCAGCAGCTGGGATCGGTGTGGATGACCTCCGCCGCTTGTGCATCCTGAGAATGAGCTTTGTGAAAGGCTGGGGCCCCGATTACCCACGACAGAGCATTAAAGAGACTCCGTGTTGGATTGAGATCCACCTGCACCGGGCTCTCCAGCTCCTGGATGAAGTGCTCCATACCATGCCGATTGCCGACCCCCAGCCGCTAGACTGA